One Cricetulus griseus strain 17A/GY chromosome 5, alternate assembly CriGri-PICRH-1.0, whole genome shotgun sequence genomic window carries:
- the LOC113835824 gene encoding WD repeat-containing protein 62-like: MLMCCAWNTETGVTLLASAGRDWLIHALNVEKNYNLEQTLDDHTLSITAIKFAGTRDVQMISCGANKSIYLLLKCPADLGWVALCICCVTEKTILYGMDVDITQKYVAMPARTAM, encoded by the coding sequence ATGCTGATGTGCTGTGCCTGGAATACTGAGACGGGAGTGACTTTGCTGGCTTCAGCCGGCCGGGACTGGCTCATCCATGCGTTAAATGTGGAGAAGAACTACAACCTGGAGCAGACCCTGGATGACCACACCTTGTCCATCACAGCCATTAAGTTTGCTGGCACCAGGGATGTCCAGATGATCAGCTGTGGGGCCAACAAGAGCATCTATCTACTTTTGAAGTGCCCAGCAGACCTCGGATGGGTTGCACTTTGTATCTGCTGTGTAACAGAGAAGACCATCTTGTATGGCATGGATGTCGACATCACACAGAAGTATGTGGCTATGCCTGCCAGGACCGCAATGTGA